Part of the Fimbriimonadaceae bacterium genome, CAACACATGTTCAACTCCTGAACGGCACAGCCTGCCTCGGCAAGGTAACCCTGGGCAGTCCTGACTCCGGATGCGGATCGATCAACACCTCACAGCCATAGACTGCCCGCAATGCTTCCACCGACAACACCTCGGAGGGCGTGCCCATCGAATACATCGCCCCTTCCTTCAGCATGACGATCCGGTCGCAATACTGGCTGGCCAGGTTCAAATCGTGCGACACGATGACGACCGTCAGGCCCTGCTCGTCGCTCAAGCGCCGCAGCACCGAGCAAATCTCGAGTTGATGCTGGAGATCGAGAAAGGCGGTCGGTTCATCGAGCAGCAGCACTCGAGGCGCTTGCGCCAAGGCCCGCGCAATCATGGTGCGCTGACGTTCTCCTCCGGACAGATCGGTGACGGCGCGCCCGGCGAGATGCGCGATGTCCATCGTGGCCATGGCCTGCGAGGCCGCCTGGCAATCCTCTCGATCCTCCCAGCCGAAGCCCAGACTCCATCCCGCTCGTCGACGGTGGGGGAATCGCCCCATCACGACCGTCTCTGCGACCGTGAACGGAAACATTTGCGGACTGTCCTGCGGCACCACCGCGACGGACTGCGCCACCAGCTCGGGAGAGAGGCTGCGCAACGGTCGCCCGAACAGGGCAATCTCCCCTTCCTGTGGCACAGCCAATTTCGCCAACAGTTTCAACAACGACGTTTTGCCGGACCCATTCGGCCCGACGATGCCCAGGATTTCTCCCTGCGCGACCTCCAGCGTCACATCTCGAAGTACCCAGGGCTCTCCCTGTGGACGCGATAGTCCGTAACGAAAATGCACCCCACGAACGGTATAGGCCTGGTGCGCCGCCAGACCTGACTCCAGGTCTCCAGCCGGAGTCTGAGCGATGTGGTCGATC contains:
- a CDS encoding ABC transporter ATP-binding protein — protein: MTRIDHIAQTPAGDLESGLAAHQAYTVRGVHFRYGLSRPQGEPWVLRDVTLEVAQGEILGIVGPNGSGKTSLLKLLAKLAVPQEGEIALFGRPLRSLSPELVAQSVAVVPQDSPQMFPFTVAETVVMGRFPHRRRAGWSLGFGWEDREDCQAASQAMATMDIAHLAGRAVTDLSGGERQRTMIARALAQAPRVLLLDEPTAFLDLQHQLEICSVLRRLSDEQGLTVVIVSHDLNLASQYCDRIVMLKEGAMYSMGTPSEVLSVEALRAVYGCEVLIDPHPESGLPRVTLPRQAVPFRS